A single region of the Triticum dicoccoides isolate Atlit2015 ecotype Zavitan chromosome 2B, WEW_v2.0, whole genome shotgun sequence genome encodes:
- the LOC119363969 gene encoding probable ribonuclease P/MRP protein subunit POP5 isoform X1: protein MVHFKNRYMVMEVFIDASRGEADPVILTQFNITKVIRDSIQLNFGECGLAASLGSLQVKYVNPVTKLCVIRVSREDHQKVWAAITMVKSIGKIPVSFNLLDVSGSIRACKKAALECEEAKFEQYKLAAGDRMTQEIIESMQSCFAKLKGLDS from the exons ATGGTTCATTTCAAGAACAGGTACATGGTGATGGAGGTCTTTATCGACGCTAGCAGAGGAGAGGCTGATCCTGTCATCCTCACCCAGTTCAACATAACCAAAGTGATCAGAGACAGCATCCAGCTCAACTTTGGGGAATGTGGCCTAGCTGCATCTCTTGGATCATTGCAAG TGAAGTATGTAAATCCTGTGACGAAGCTTTGCGTAATCCGAGTGTCGCGTGAAGATCACCAGAAAGTGTGGGCTGCTATCACAATGGTGAAGAGCATTGGGAAGATCCCAGTATCGTTCAACCTCTTGGATGTGAGTG GAAGTATCAGGGCCTGCAAGAAAGCCGCGCTGGAGTGCGAAGAAGCGAAGTTTGAGCAGTACAAGCTGGCTGCTGGTGACCGTATGACGCAGGAGATCATCGAATCCATGCAGAGTTGCTTTGCCAAACTTAAAGGATTAGACAGTTAG
- the LOC119363969 gene encoding probable ribonuclease P/MRP protein subunit POP5 isoform X2, whose protein sequence is MVHFKNRYMVMEVFIDASRGEADPVILTQFNITKVIRDSIQLNFGECGLAASLGSLQVKYVNPVTKLCVIRVSREDHQKVWAAITMVKSIGKIPVSFNLLDEVSGPARKPRWSAKKRSLSSTSWLLVTV, encoded by the exons ATGGTTCATTTCAAGAACAGGTACATGGTGATGGAGGTCTTTATCGACGCTAGCAGAGGAGAGGCTGATCCTGTCATCCTCACCCAGTTCAACATAACCAAAGTGATCAGAGACAGCATCCAGCTCAACTTTGGGGAATGTGGCCTAGCTGCATCTCTTGGATCATTGCAAG TGAAGTATGTAAATCCTGTGACGAAGCTTTGCGTAATCCGAGTGTCGCGTGAAGATCACCAGAAAGTGTGGGCTGCTATCACAATGGTGAAGAGCATTGGGAAGATCCCAGTATCGTTCAACCTCTTGGAT GAAGTATCAGGGCCTGCAAGAAAGCCGCGCTGGAGTGCGAAGAAGCGAAGTTTGAGCAGTACAAGCTGGCTGCTGGTGACCGTATGA
- the LOC119363970 gene encoding protein phosphatase 1 regulatory subunit INH3-like produces the protein MATRGPPPSSSSSGSVTVTIDPSPSSSAPAAAPPPPETVVLRLKRRAKKKVSWKEGTVDNESLGRKSSKKCCIFHKEVPFDEDCSDDEADGGRRNPHGDAGEGSSGGKGGCSSSSHGHEHGHRHHH, from the coding sequence ATGGCTACCCGCGGGCCGCCTCCGTCGTCTTCGTCATCCGGATCCGTGACCGTGACGATCGacccctccccttcctcctccgcccccgcggccgccccgccgccgccggagacggtGGTCCTGCGGCTGAAGCGGCGGGCGAAGAAGAAGGTGTCCTGGAAGGAGGGGACCGTCGACAACGAGTCCCTCGGCCGCAAGAGCTCCAAAAAGTGCTGCATCTTCCACAAGGAGGTGCCCTTCGACGAGGACTGCAGCGACGACGAGGCGGACGGCGGCCGCCGGAATCCGCATGGGGACGCCGGCGAGGGTTCCAGCGGCGGCAAGGGCGGCTGCTCTTCCTCCTCCCACGGCCATGAACACGGCCACAGACACCACCACTGA
- the LOC119363971 gene encoding metal tolerance protein C4-like translates to MRRPLAAAAALRLRLLSSSSRPLVPSPFPLHHLLRRDDDREDRHPTPPPPPFSPRPIFGSASGAPGLLGLRGWRTLPPAASPPRGTVADAPPVLLTISRSYSLRVAKTKKQTHFDDEHSHRAVNTALWCNFLVFTLKFGVWFSTSSHVMLAELVHSVADFANQALLAYGLRSSRRAPDALHPYGYSKERFVWSLISAVGIFCLGSGATIVNGVQNLWSSQPPENIHYAALVIGGSILIEGASLLVAIKAVKKGAAAEGMSIRDYIWRGHDPTSVAVMTEDGAAVTGLAIAAASLVAVQMTGNPIYDPIGSIIVGNLLGMVAIFLIQRNRHALIGRAIDDHDMQRVLEFLKSDPVVDSLYDCKSEVIGPGFFRFKAEIDFNGVVLVQNYLERTGRGVWAKQFREASLSKDDAELRRVMAEYGEGVVDALGYEVDRLESEIQKIVPGIRHVDIEAHNPDGLSV, encoded by the exons ATGCGCcgtcctctcgccgccgccgccgccctccgcctccgcctcctctcaTCATCGTCCCGCCCCCTCGTCCCCTCGCCCTTTCcactccaccacctcctccgccgCGACGACGACCGCGAGGATCGACATCCAACGCCCCCGCCTCCGCCATTCTCGCCCCGCCCGATCTTCGGCTCCGCCTCCGGTGCCCCCGGCCTCCTCGGCCTCCGCGGGTGGCGGACGTTACCCCCGGCAGCGTCACCGCCCCGAGGCACCGTCGCGGACGCGCCCCCTGTCCTGCTCACCATCTCCCGCA GTTATTCTTTGCGTGTCGCCAAGACCAAGAAGCAGACACACTTCGACGATGAGCACAG CCATCGAGCGGTTAACACGGCACTTTGGTGTAATTTCCTTGTCTTCACGCTGAAGTTTGGTGTGTGGTTTTCAACATCTAGTCATGTTATGCTAGCTGAGCTAGTACATTCGGTGGCAGACTTTGCTAACCAG GCTCTTCTTGCATATGGTCTGAGAAGTTCAAGACGTGCTCCAGATGCTCTACACCC CTATGGTTATTCAAAAGAAAGATTTGTATGGTCTTTGATATCCGCGGTTGGAATATTTTGCTTGGGTTCAGGTGCTACTATTGTGAATGGAGTTCAGAACTTGTGGAGTTCTCAA CCTCCCGAGAACATTCACTATGCTGCATTAGTGATCGGTGGGTCGATCCTAATTGAAG GTGCTTCACTTCTTGTTGCTATAAAGGCTGTTAAGAAAGGTGCAGCAGCAGAAGGAATGAGTATCAGAGACTACATCTGGCGTGGTCATGATCCAACTTCAGTTGCTGTTATGACTGAA GATGGTGCTGCTGTTACAGGTCTTGCTATCGCAGCAGCATCTTTGGTGGCTGTTCAAATGACAGGAAACCCCATCTATGATCCAATTGGTTCTATCATTGTTGGTAACTTACTTGGAATG GTTGCGATTTTTCTCATCCAGAGGAACAGGCATGCTTTAATTGGTAGGGCCATTGATGATCATGATATGCAGCGAGTTCTTGAATTTCTGAAATCTGATCCG GTTGTAGATTCTCTTTATGATTGCAAAAGTGAGGTGATTGGGCCAGGGTTCTTTAGATTCAAAGCAGAAATTG ATTTCAATGGAGTAGTCTTGGTGCAAAATTATCTTGAAAGGACTGGACGTGGAGTATGGGCTAAACAG TTCCGGGAGGCCTCGTTGAGTAAGGATGATGCGGAGCTACGAAGGGTTATGGCTGAGTATG GTGAGGGTGTGGTGGATGCTCTGGGATATGAAGTGGATCGGCTGGAGTCAGAGATACAGAAGATTGTGCCTGGAATCAGACATGTCGACATCGAGGCGCACAACCCAGACGGGCTTTCAGTTTAG